The Leptospira tipperaryensis genomic sequence GATCGACCCCGTTGGAAGGGAAACTCCGAAATTTAAAAAGAAATCGTGATTCTCTCTTTTGAAAAAACGATGAGCGGCTGTGAAGGATATATCGCCAACTCCTCCCGAAGACATATTGGAACGATCAAAGTTGCTAGTCTCCATAACCATTTTGTTTTTAATCACCGGAAGCATAAACATAAGCATCGTATCATCTGTGAGACCATACATAACGTTTGCCATATACATTTCCATGGTCATCGATTTCGGAACCGACATATAACGATAATCATTGAGTGAAGTCTGAGGAACGCTCGATCCTCCCGTGAGAAGACTGCCGGAAGGCATCGCGATGGTCGGATCGAATTGAGGAAACCAAAGAGTTTCGATTCCGCCGATAGGTTTGTTTCCCATGAGAAGAGTAGACATCTGCATCGTCATGGATCGAAAGTCGAATATCCAAGAACCTTTTTTATGCAGGTGGGGAGCCATCACACCTGCGGGTGCGACTTGGTCGGCCCTCTCTTCGTGAACGTGAGATTTTTCATCCTTTTGTTCCGCGTCTACGTGGTGGTGTTCATGAGAATCTTCTAATATATTCTTT encodes the following:
- a CDS encoding transporter encodes the protein MIYTSKILTLLFLFFFFSSLSAQVKNILEDSHEHHHVDAEQKDEKSHVHEERADQVAPAGVMAPHLHKKGSWIFDFRSMTMQMSTLLMGNKPIGGIETLWFPQFDPTIAMPSGSLLTGGSSVPQTSLNDYRYMSVPKSMTMEMYMANVMYGLTDDTMLMFMLPVIKNKMVMETSNFDRSNMSSGGVGDISFTAAHRFFKRENHDFFLNFGVSLPTGSIDETDSMPMMGRQKVPYNMQPGTGTINYLPGFTYTGKSDRFSWGINSSANLRSSKNQNNYRFGNRYETTTWIAYSLFQWMSFSARVQSTQWENLRGRDSSLDPKMDPQNDPNRQGGNRSEAYLGLNFLILDGPFRGTKFGFEAGRPFHQHLNGPQMAVQSTVNLFVRFQLE